One segment of Phragmites australis chromosome 13, lpPhrAust1.1, whole genome shotgun sequence DNA contains the following:
- the LOC133888947 gene encoding uncharacterized protein LOC133888947, translating to MASNYVDTAVEEGRFHGHGHGHHHHSTTPTGAGASPSPKTMRRSGSSASSAHGSGHGTAPKCVCAPATHAGSFKCRLHRSGSHGHPSSPPSSATAVVAAPSSSSRTVAAQ from the coding sequence ATGGCGTCCAACTACGTGGACACCGCGGTGGAGGAGGGCAGGTtccacggccacggccacggccaccaccaccacagcacGACGCCGACCGGCGCGGGAGCATCTCCGTCTCCGaagacgatgaggaggagcggGTCGTCAGCGTCATCTGCCCACGGCTCCGGCCACGGCACCGCTCCCAAGTGCGTCTGCGCGCCGGCCACGCACGCCGGGTCCTTCAAGTGCCGCCTCCACCGCAGCGGCTCCCACGGCCACCCGTCGTCACCTCCCTCCTCGGCCACCGCCGTCGTCGCGgcgccgtcgtcgtcctcccGCACCGTCGCGGCGCAGTGA